The Corynebacterium marinum DSM 44953 genome contains the following window.
ACCGGGGAGGAAGGACAAACCCCGGAGGAGGATACTCCGACGCCGCCGGCAACCGCCGCAGGCACCGAGGGTGAGGCCATCGAGCGCATCAACGAGGCCCTGAGCAACCTCGAGACCGCCCAGAACGGCTCCTTCGAGGAGTACGGCAAGGCTCTTGATGAGCTGGACCGTGCCGTCGAGGAGTACCAGTCGCTCACCGCAGGTAACTAAAACCATCTCTGGCCGGGGGATTTGCGAGGATCCCCCGGCCGTGGGTATAGTTCTACATCTGCAGCAGACAATGTTGCACGGTGTAAGTGAATGGCACCCGTCGCGGGGTGGAGCAGCTCGGTAGCTCGCTGGGCTCATAACCCAGAGGTCGTAGGTTCAAATCCTGCCCCCGCTACCACTTCACACAGAAACCCCCTGGACCAGCTGGTCCAGGGGGTTTCTTCGTGCCCGGTCAGGCCGTGACAGCGCCGACCGACGCAGACTGGACCAGCTTGGCGTACTTGCCCAGCACGCCGTGCAGCCGCGGGTTCTCCGGGATCTGCCACCCGGCCTTTCTCCGGGTCATCTCCTCATCCGTGATATCGACGTCGATGGTGCGCTCCGGGATGTTCACCCTGATCGGGTCGCCGTCCCGCAGGAAGGCGATCGGGCCCCCGTCGACGGCCTCGGGGGCGACGTGGCCGATGCACAGCCCGGTGGATCCGCCCGAGAAACGGCCGTCGGTGATCAGCAGGACGTCCTTGCCGATGCCGGCACCCTTGATGGCGCCGGTGATGGCCAGCATCTCGCGCATGCCCGGCCCGCCCTTCGGGCCCTCGTAGCGGATCACCACGACGTCGCCCTTCTTCAGCTCGCCGTTGAGGACCGCATCCATCGCGGGCTGCTCACGGTCGAAGACGCGGGCGGTGCCCTCGAAGACCTCGGCGTCGAAGCCCGCAGTCTTGACGACGGCGCCCTCCGGCGCGAGGGAGCCACGGAGGACGCTCAGGCCGCCGGTGGCGTGGAGCGGGTTGTCCAGGGCGCGGAGAATCTTCCCGTCCGGGTCGGGGGTGCGCACGTCGGCGAGGTTCTCGGCGACGGTGCGGCCGGTGACCGTCAGGCAGTCGCCGTTGAGTAGGCCGGCGTCGAGCAGTGCCTTCATGACGACGGGGATCCCGCCGATCCGGAAGACGTCGGCCATGACATACCTGCCGAAGGGCTTGAGGTCGCCGAGGTGCGGGACCTTGTCTGCGACTGAGTTGAAGTCGTCGAGATCCAGGTCGACGCCCGCCTCGTGGGCGATGGCCAGCAGGTGGAGCACGGCGTTGGTGGAACCGCCGAGCGCCATGACCACAGCGACGGCGTTGAGCAGTGAATCACGGGTGATGATGTCGCGGGCACGGATGCCGCGGCGCAGCAGTTCGACCACGGCCTCGCCCGACCGGCGGGCGTGGACGGTGCGGTCGCGGTGGACGGCCGGGGGAGCGGCGGACCCCGGCAGCGACATGCCCATCGCCTCCGCGGCCGAGGCCATCGTGTTGGCGGTGTACATGCCGCCGCAGGCTCCCTCGCCGGGGCAGATGGCGCGTTCGATGACGTCCACCTTCTCCTGCGAGAGCTTCCCGGCGCGGCAGGCGCCGACGGCCTCGAATGCGTCGATGAGGGTCACCTCCTGCTCGGTGCCGTCCGCGAAACGGGCGGTGCCGGGCATTGTGGAGCCGTTGTAGAGGAACACGCTCGAGAGGTTGAGCCGGGCGGCTGCCATGAGCATGCCGGGGATGGACTTGTCGCAGCCGGCCAGCAGGACCGAGCCGTCGAGACGCTCGGCGCTCATGACCGTCTCCACCGAGTCGGTGATCACTTCGCGGGACACCAGGGAATAGTGCATGCCCTCGTGTCCCATGGAAATGCCGTCGGAAACGGAGATGGTGCCGAACTCCAGCGGGTAGCCGCCGGCGGCGTGCACGCCCTCCTTCGCGAAACCGGCCAGCTTCTTCAGGGTGAGGTTGCAGGGGGTGATCTCGTTCCAGGAGGAGGCCACGCCGATCTGCGGCTTGGCCCAGTCGTCGTCGCCCATGCCCACCGCGCGGAGCATGCCGCGGGAGGCGGTACTCTCCAGTCCGTCGGTGACGTCGCGGGAGCGGGGTTTGATGTCCACGGAGGTGCCGTGGTTGTCCTTGCGGTCGTCTGTGGGTTTCGTCATGTCTCGAGTCTAGGCACGTGCGCGCTGCGGGGGCCGGAGATCGGGGCCAGCCGGCCGCGGCCGCAGGGAAAGCCATGTGAACAGCGCATTTGGGTTATCCGTGAGTGGTGGGTTATAGTTTCACATGTCGTCAGGGCGAGATTAACAGTCTTGTGTTGGCGCGGTGAAGTGAATATCACCCGACGCGGGGTGGAGCAGCTCGGTAGCTCGCTGGGCTCATAACCCAGAGGTCGTAGGTTCAAATCCTGCCCCCGCTACCAATTCACACGAGACCCCCGGATCCTCAGGATCCGGGGGTCTCGTCGTTCGTGGGGTGCCCGGTATTGTCCCGGCACCCCCCGTGCCCGGTGGCCCGGTAACCGTTCGGACACGACATTCATGTGCACCTGCCGACCCGGAGCGGGCGTGACATGATGTCTGGGTATTCGTTTGAGCATCACCAGAAGGGGCACCACCTCACATGCGACGGCACTCCCGCGTTAGAAGCATCCTGACCGCGACCATGGCGACGGGTGCGGTGATGCTGGCGGCGCCCGCTTTCGCCGGCGCCCAGGCCCCGGCCGTCCCCGCCGCGCCGGTGGCGGGCGCCTCCTCGGAGGTTGCGGCGGAGGTGCCGGTGAACCAGGTGGAGGTTGTCTCCGCCGACGTGGTGAACCACATCCGCGGCCAGCTGGCTAAGTTTGGCGTGCAGACCCCTGCGCCGGACACGGCCCTGACCGACGCGGTGGATAACGCGATTGTCGCGCATGTGCCGAACACACGGCTGCGCCAGACCGTAATCGACGAAGGTGCGTCGGAGACTCCCGCCGGGACGACCCGTGCCGAGTACGCCGACCCGGCGGATGTGCCGTCGGAGACACCCGTGGAGATCACCGACGACATCCGCGAGCGGTTCGTCCAGGAGGAGGCCGTTCCGCTGGACCCCAACTACCGCTGGATGAATGACCCGGTGTCCAAGGTGATGGCGGGCAAGCCCCTTGAGGAGTGGATCCTGCACCGGGTGCCGGGTTCCTGGTTCGACGCACCGCGGATCCCGGAGGAGTCGATGGTGGTGCAGAACCAGGACGCGTCGTTGTACGGTCCGGGCACGCCGATCTACCTGGGCGAGAACATGATGTGCACGCTCGGCGCGGCGGGCACGGATGCGCAGGGCCGGAAGGTCGGTATCACCGCCGGTCACTGCGGTCAGCCGGGCGACGAGGTCTGGTCCGCAGACTCCTGGCAGGTGGGCCCCACCGGCACGGTGGTGGCGAGCAACCAGCTGCACGACTACTCGGTCATCGAGCTGGGGGCGGACGCTCAGATCTCCCGCACCTACAACGGCGTGACCGTCAACAGCGTCGGGGGACCGGTCGCCCCGGGCGACATCCTCTGCAAGCAGGGGGTGGCCACCGGCCACACCTGCGGAAATGTGTGGGCGGCCGACGACCAGGTGCAGATTTCCCAGCTGTGCGCGATGGTCGGCGACTCTGGCGCACCGGTGCTGGCAGGTGACCGCCTGGTCGGCATGGTCTCCGGCGGCGTCCTCCCGGACCAGCGTCTCTCCTGCCAGACGCCCCTGCAGGGGCAGCTGTTCATGCCGACCGCCTCGCAGACCATGGACTCAGTCCTCGCGGACGTCGACGCCCGCGGGGGCGTCGGCGCCGGCTTCCGACTGGCCGACTAGCGTCGGGCTCGAATTACGGTTTCTTCAGCCCTCGCCGCGCAACGCGGCGAGGGTTTCGTCGTGCAGCAGGCCGTTGGTGGCCACCGCGTCTCCGCCGTGCGGGCCGTCCTCGCCGGCGAGCGAGGTGAAGCGGCCGCCGGCTTCGGAGACCAGGATGGACAGCGCGGCCAGGTCCCAGAGGGAAACCTCGGGCTCGGCGGCGATGTCCACCGCGCCCTCCGCCACCAGGCAGTAGGAGAAGAAGTCTCCGTAGCCGCGCAGGCGCCAGGTGGCGTCGGACAGGGCGATGAAGTTCTCGCGCAGGTCGCGTGCAGCCCAACCCTCGAGGGAGGAGAAGGCCAGGGAGGCGTCGGCAAGCGAGGAGACGCCGGAGACGCCGAGCTTCTTCGGGGAACCGCCGTTGAAGGTGCGCCACGCGCCGGACTCCTCGGCGGCGTGCCAGCGGCGTGCCAGCGCCGGGGCGGAGATGACGCCCACGACGGGGTGCCCGTCGACGAGCAGGGAGATCAGGGTCGCCCACACGGGCACGCCGCGGACGAAGTTCTTGGTGCCGTCGATCGGGTCGATGACCCACTGGCGTCCCTCGGGGGTGGCTTCACCGCCGAACTCCTCGCCCAGGATGGCGTCGGAGGGGCGGGCCTCGGCGAGCTTCGCGCGCAGGGCCTCCTCGCAGGTGAGATCAGCGTCGGAGACGGGCGTCATGTCAGGCTTCGAGGTGACGTTGAGGTCGGTGGCCTCGAAGCGCTCGATGGTCAGGGCGTCCGCGATATCCGCGAGTTCGAGGGCGAGGGCAAGGTCATCGGCGTACGTGCTCATGCTCACATACTAGCCAGCGCGGCGGCGGCCTGGTCCACTGCGCGAGCGTTGCCCGCCACACACCACGTGACCCCGCCGGCCTCAACCTTCACGCCCACCCCGCCAGCACCTTCGACCAGGGCTTTTCCAGGCAGCCAGTCCCAGTCGGCGACGGAATGCTGCATCCACACACCCATTGATCCGTCCGCGACGGAAGCCAGGTCGACGGAACCGGCGCCGAGCATCCGCAGCGTCGCGAACTCGTTGACCACACGGATCCAGGCGTCCCGGCGCTCCGGCTGCCCCAGCGAAGTGGGGTGCAGGTAGGTGGCCAGGCAGAGCTGGTTCGCGTCCGTCTGCGGGAGCTTCCCGACGCCCCGGCCGTCCCGCGTCGTCGGGATCTCCGGGCCGCCGAACCAGGTGTAGCCCATGGCCGGGCGGTGCACGGCACCGAGGATCAGGCGGGACGGGTCGGCGGGGTCTCCTTCGGCCAGCGCCAGGGCGGAGCACCAGTAGTCCGAACCCGCGGTGAAGTTGTAGGTGCCGTCGACCGGGTCGACCACCCAGGTGCGGCCGGAGGTCGAGGGCTGGTCGGTGCCCTCTTCGCCGACGATCCCGTCCTCGGGACGCAGTAGCCGGAGTGCACCGGCGATGAACTCCTCGGCCGCATGGTCCGCCTCGGTCACCACGTCGGAGACCGAGCTCTTGAGGTTGGTGGACACCCCCTGCTCGCGCATCCGCCAGGCCAGGCGGCCGGCGTTGTACACGAGTGCCTGAGCGAGGTGCTCGTCCGAATCCTGGTCGTGGGCGATGGCGAAGGTCTTCGTGATCGCGGCGATCATCTCTTCGAGGCTTGCGGCGGGATGCTGATTGGTCATGGGCCTATTGTGCACCGGCCGGGTGCCGGCTTCCGGACGAGGGGCGTACTCGCCGGTGGGTCACGGCGCGAAAGCGGGCGGGGAGGCCGGGGCGTGCGCGGGAGGCAAGTAGACTGTCGGGTTATGCGACCGGAAATCTCTGCTGCACTTGAAGACCTGGACTCCACCCTCACCACGATCGAGAAGGTGATGGACCCGGAGGAGATGTCCGCGCGTGTCCGTGAGCTCGAGCAGCAGGCCTCGGATCCGGGGTTGTGGGACGACCCGGACCATGCCCAGCAGGTCACCTCCGAGCTCTCCGCTGTGCAGGGCAAGCTGCGCAAGATCGAGGATCTCCGGCAGCGGCTGAACGATCTGCCGATCATGTACGAGCTTTCCGAGGAGGAGGGCGACGGCGACGAGGTCGTCGACGAGGAGCTTGCCGACCTCAGCGAGCAGATCGAGGCCCTCGAGGTCACCACCATGCTCTCGGGGGCGTACGACCAGCGCGAGGCCGTGATCAACATCCGTTCCGGCGCGGGCGGCGTCGACGCCGCCGACTGGGCGGAGATGCTCATGCGCATGTACACCCGCTGGGCGGAGAAGAACGGCCACAAGGTCGACGTGTACGACATCTCCTACGCGGAGGAAGCCGGCATCAAGTCGGCGACCTTCGTGGTGCACGGCGAGTACATGTACGGGCAGCTCTCGGTGGAGCAGGGAGCCCACCGCCTGGTGCGCATCAGCCCCTTCGACAACCAGGGCCGCCGCCAGACCTCCTTCGCCGAGGTGGAGGTCCTGCCGGTGGTGGAGAAGGTCGACTCCATCGATATCCCGGACAACGACGTCCGCGTGGACGTCTACCGTTCCTCCGGCCCGGGCGGCCAGTCCGTGAACACCACCGACTCGGCGGTGCGCCTCACCCACATCCCGACGGGCATCGTGGTCACGTGCCAGAACGAGAAGTCCCAGATCCAGAACAAGGCCTCCGCCATGCGCGTTCTGCAGGCCAAACTGCTGGAGAAGAAACGCCAGGAGGAGCGCGCCGAGATGGATGCGCTCGGCGCCGGCGGCCAGGCGTCCTGGGGCAACCAGATGCGTTCCTACGTGCTGCACCCGTACCAGATGGTCAAGGACCTGCGCACCAACTACGAGGTCAACGACCCGTCGAAGGTGCTCGACGGCGAGATCGACGGTTTCCTGGAGGCCGGTATCCGTTGGCGCATGGCGGAGGCGCAGGCGCAGTAGCGCCGCCCGGCAAAATCATGGCACATTCGTGGCACCTGCCTGGGGCCTTGCCGGGAGGGGCCATCCGTCCCGTCCGGTTGGCTACAGTGTGACGGGTGATCACCTTTGATTCCGTGACCAAGGTCTACCGGACCTCGACGCGCCCGGCCCTGGACAACGTCTCGCTCCATATCGACAAGGGCGAGTTCGTGTTCCTCATCGGACCGTCCGGGTCAGGAAAATCCACGTTCCTCCAGCTGCTCATCCGGGAAGAGAATGTCACCTCCGGCGACATCCGTTTCTCCGATTTCCATGTCAACCAGCTCCGTGGGGGGCAGATCAGCCAGTTGCGGCAGCGGATCGGCTACGTGTTCCAGGATTTCCGTCTCCTGCCCAAGCTGAATGTCCACGACAACGTGGCTTTCGCGCTGGAGGTGATCGGGAAGAAGCGCCATCAGATCGAGAAGGCCGTGCCGGAGGCGCTGGAGATGGTCGGTCTGGCGTCGAAGGCGGACCGCATGCCCAACGAACTCTCCGGCGGCGAGCAGCAGCGCGTCGCCGTGGCTCGGGCGGTGATCAACCGTCCGCTTCTCCTGCTCGCCGACGAGCCCACCGGCAACCTCGACCCCGAGACCTCCGACGACATCATGTCCCTGCTCAG
Protein-coding sequences here:
- the ftsE gene encoding cell division ATP-binding protein FtsE — translated: MITFDSVTKVYRTSTRPALDNVSLHIDKGEFVFLIGPSGSGKSTFLQLLIREENVTSGDIRFSDFHVNQLRGGQISQLRQRIGYVFQDFRLLPKLNVHDNVAFALEVIGKKRHQIEKAVPEALEMVGLASKADRMPNELSGGEQQRVAVARAVINRPLLLLADEPTGNLDPETSDDIMSLLSQINRGGTTVVMSTHNSRAVDDMRRRVIELNLGRLVRDDAHGVYGESR
- the ilvD gene encoding dihydroxy-acid dehydratase, translating into MTKPTDDRKDNHGTSVDIKPRSRDVTDGLESTASRGMLRAVGMGDDDWAKPQIGVASSWNEITPCNLTLKKLAGFAKEGVHAAGGYPLEFGTISVSDGISMGHEGMHYSLVSREVITDSVETVMSAERLDGSVLLAGCDKSIPGMLMAAARLNLSSVFLYNGSTMPGTARFADGTEQEVTLIDAFEAVGACRAGKLSQEKVDVIERAICPGEGACGGMYTANTMASAAEAMGMSLPGSAAPPAVHRDRTVHARRSGEAVVELLRRGIRARDIITRDSLLNAVAVVMALGGSTNAVLHLLAIAHEAGVDLDLDDFNSVADKVPHLGDLKPFGRYVMADVFRIGGIPVVMKALLDAGLLNGDCLTVTGRTVAENLADVRTPDPDGKILRALDNPLHATGGLSVLRGSLAPEGAVVKTAGFDAEVFEGTARVFDREQPAMDAVLNGELKKGDVVVIRYEGPKGGPGMREMLAITGAIKGAGIGKDVLLITDGRFSGGSTGLCIGHVAPEAVDGGPIAFLRDGDPIRVNIPERTIDVDITDEEMTRRKAGWQIPENPRLHGVLGKYAKLVQSASVGAVTA
- the hisN gene encoding histidinol-phosphatase encodes the protein MSTYADDLALALELADIADALTIERFEATDLNVTSKPDMTPVSDADLTCEEALRAKLAEARPSDAILGEEFGGEATPEGRQWVIDPIDGTKNFVRGVPVWATLISLLVDGHPVVGVISAPALARRWHAAEESGAWRTFNGGSPKKLGVSGVSSLADASLAFSSLEGWAARDLRENFIALSDATWRLRGYGDFFSYCLVAEGAVDIAAEPEVSLWDLAALSILVSEAGGRFTSLAGEDGPHGGDAVATNGLLHDETLAALRGEG
- a CDS encoding S1 family peptidase, yielding MLAAPAFAGAQAPAVPAAPVAGASSEVAAEVPVNQVEVVSADVVNHIRGQLAKFGVQTPAPDTALTDAVDNAIVAHVPNTRLRQTVIDEGASETPAGTTRAEYADPADVPSETPVEITDDIRERFVQEEAVPLDPNYRWMNDPVSKVMAGKPLEEWILHRVPGSWFDAPRIPEESMVVQNQDASLYGPGTPIYLGENMMCTLGAAGTDAQGRKVGITAGHCGQPGDEVWSADSWQVGPTGTVVASNQLHDYSVIELGADAQISRTYNGVTVNSVGGPVAPGDILCKQGVATGHTCGNVWAADDQVQISQLCAMVGDSGAPVLAGDRLVGMVSGGVLPDQRLSCQTPLQGQLFMPTASQTMDSVLADVDARGGVGAGFRLAD
- a CDS encoding inositol monophosphatase family protein, with protein sequence MTNQHPAASLEEMIAAITKTFAIAHDQDSDEHLAQALVYNAGRLAWRMREQGVSTNLKSSVSDVVTEADHAAEEFIAGALRLLRPEDGIVGEEGTDQPSTSGRTWVVDPVDGTYNFTAGSDYWCSALALAEGDPADPSRLILGAVHRPAMGYTWFGGPEIPTTRDGRGVGKLPQTDANQLCLATYLHPTSLGQPERRDAWIRVVNEFATLRMLGAGSVDLASVADGSMGVWMQHSVADWDWLPGKALVEGAGGVGVKVEAGGVTWCVAGNARAVDQAAAALASM
- the prfB gene encoding peptide chain release factor 2, producing MRPEISAALEDLDSTLTTIEKVMDPEEMSARVRELEQQASDPGLWDDPDHAQQVTSELSAVQGKLRKIEDLRQRLNDLPIMYELSEEEGDGDEVVDEELADLSEQIEALEVTTMLSGAYDQREAVINIRSGAGGVDAADWAEMLMRMYTRWAEKNGHKVDVYDISYAEEAGIKSATFVVHGEYMYGQLSVEQGAHRLVRISPFDNQGRRQTSFAEVEVLPVVEKVDSIDIPDNDVRVDVYRSSGPGGQSVNTTDSAVRLTHIPTGIVVTCQNEKSQIQNKASAMRVLQAKLLEKKRQEERAEMDALGAGGQASWGNQMRSYVLHPYQMVKDLRTNYEVNDPSKVLDGEIDGFLEAGIRWRMAEAQAQ